One Pyrus communis chromosome 4, drPyrComm1.1, whole genome shotgun sequence genomic region harbors:
- the LOC137731098 gene encoding uncharacterized protein, which yields MGPEEPCWRTNTSFSPPPSRWDFRFQPEELQYGFHDGNQQYGSSTSSNSKGSRGWVRGNNLYNHHYSVSDGTGLFLSSPSDLSQGPQRTPPAIQEISVDDYETAKKRGPALGHTSIRPTMEGTSEIQEMGGSISSRSDSSESEPTVKPYQSSHHTYPSRRSFMSKPIHPLSFPAQTPPREASDLTVTGFLEYDSATPQRDGHRWSSASSSIDFADVSESFEAEISGRPCNNVNASDGFRCGLCERFLSQRSPWSSRRIVRSGDMPVTGVLSCSHVFHAECLEQTTPKTRKSDPPCPLCARLEEENLQEQQGFSRLWAGFPRHRPISDDGPSRPWGCAQVGDCVEGALHAPPRNSMLMLNRSRIKKNLSLKGNLGKEFPGKLRKSGSHSLQHLSGMSVDQGMVGSSKSKMTAGPSFKT from the exons ATGGGTCCAGAAGAGCCATGCTGGAGAACTAATACGAGCTTCTCACCACCCCCATCAAGATGGGATTTCCGTTTCCAACCTGAAGAATTACAGTACGGTTTTCATGATGGTAATCAGCAATATGGGTCTTCTACTTCATCAAACAGTAAAGGAAGTAGGGGCTGGGTGAGAGGCAACAATCTCTATAATCATCACTACTCGGTGTCTGATGGTACTGGGCTGTTTTTAAGTAGTCCATCAGACCTTTCTCAAGGTCCTCAACGGACACCGCCAGCAATACAGGAAATcagtgtagatgattatgaaaCTGCAAAAAAGAGAG GTCCAGCTTTGGGGCATACATCCATTAGACCTACCATGGAG GGAACCTCAGAAATTCAAGAAATGGGGGGTTCCATCTCGTCCCGTTCAGACAGTAGCGAGTCTGAACCCACAGTGAAGCCGTACCAATCTTCCCATCATACATATCCAAGTCGGCGTTCGTTCATGTCCAAACCTATTCATCCCTTGTCCTTTCCTGCACAAACACCCCCCAGAGAGGCTTCTGATCTCACAGTTACTGGGTTTCTGGAGTATGATTCTGCCACTCCTCAAAGAGATGGCCACCGCTGGAGTAGTGCCAGTAGCAGCATTGATTTTGCAGATGTTTCTGAGTCATTTGAGGCAGAGATTTCTGGTCGACCTTGTAATAATGTCAATGCGTCTGATGGTTTTAGATGTGGCTTGTGTGAAAGGTTTCTTTCACAGAGATCGCCTTGGAGTTCTCGTCGGATAGTGAGAAGTGGAGATATGCCAGTTACCGGGGTTCTTTCTTGCTCTCATGTTTTCCATGCAGAGTGCTTGGAGCAAACAACACCCAAGACACGAAAAAGCGACCCTCCCTGTCCCCTATGTGCTAGACTTGAGGAAGAAAATCTCCAAGAGCAGCAAGGCTTCTCAAGATTGTGGGCTGGTTTTCCAAGGCATAGACCAATTAGTGATGATGGACCATCCAGGCCTTGGGGATGTGCACAGGTGGGAGATTGCGTTGAAGGGGCTTTGCATGCTCCCCCGCGCAATAGTATGCTGATGCTTAACAGGAGTcgcataaaaaaaaatctttctttGAAAGGTAATTTGGGCAAAGAGTTTCCAGGCAAGCTAAGAAAAAGTGGATCTCACTCTTTACAGCATTTGAGTGGAATGTCAGTTGATCAGGGAATGGTTGGAAGCTCAAAATCGAAGATGACAGCAGGCCCGAGTTttaaaacctga
- the LOC137731691 gene encoding uncharacterized protein, whose product MKSLVKLPFVHISTNMIHCAISSLSTIAPRGLITSRSNPSPIGVNSDSSADGSLAPASLCLSSGLCSCGRRRFIEAAVATPSLFPIRPSTASAASKLTSEDYTAMLEEVHPPRPGWYEELYASILNTAMKSYEAEIAGYKTELFAELKGKAEQVLEIGIGTGPNLRYYAADSGVRVFGVDPIMKMEKYARAAAVAAGLPLSNFEFIHAVGEAIPLEDASVDAVVGTLVLCSVKDVDNTLKEIKRVLRPGGLYLFVEHVAAKDGTILRFIQSVLDPLQQILADGCHLTRETGRNISNSGFAAVNLHTTTLSTASFVNPQVYGIARK is encoded by the exons ATGAAATCGTTAGTCAAACTTCCATTTGTCCATATTTCGACAAATATGATCCATTGCGCCATTTCCTCCTTGTCGACGATTGCGCCACGTGGCCTAATCACGTCGCGTTCCAATCCTTCTCCGATCGGAGTCAACTCGGATTCTTCAGCTGACGGGTCACTGGCGCCGGCCTCGCTCTGCCTGAGCAGCGGATTATGTTCGTGCGGAAGACGGCGCTTCATCGAAGCAGCAGTGGCGACGCCATCGTTATTCCCAATTCGCCCTTCCACCGCCTCCGCGGCTTCCAAATTGACTTCTGAAGATTATACG gccatgttagaagaagtTCACCCTCCAAGACCGGGCTGGTACGAGGAGCTTTATGCATCCATTTTGAATACCGCCATGAAATCTTATGAAGCCGAG ATTGCAGGTTACAAGACAGAGCTCTTTGCTGAATTGAAAGGAAAAGCTGAGCAAGTGTTGGAAATTGGTATTGGGACTGGTCCTAATCTGAGATACTATGCCGCTGATAGCGGTGTTCGGGTTTTTGGCGTGGATCCGATTATGAAGATGGAAAAATATGCTCGGGCTGCCGCTGTGGCTGCCGGTCTGCCCCTTTCGAATTTCGAGTTCATACATGCT GTTGGGGAGGCTATTCCATTAGAGGATGCTTCTGTTGATGCAGTTGTTGGAACTCTTGTGTTGTGTTCTGTTAAAGATGTCGACAACACTCTGAAAG AGATAAAGAGAGTTCTAAGACCGGGCGGACTTTACCTGTTCGTGGAGCATGTGGCTGCAAAAG ATGGTACAATCCTCAGATTCATACAGAGCGTTCTTGATCCTCTGCAACAAATCCTAGCCGACGGGTGTCATCTCACGCGGGAAACAGGAAGGAATATATCCAACTCCGGGTTCGCGGCCGTTAATCTACACACGACCACCTTGTCCACTGCCTCATTCGTAAACCCTCAAGTGTATGGAATAGCTCGTAAGTGA
- the LOC137731336 gene encoding cytochrome P450 704B1-like: protein MVMTHPHVADKLYSAMKTFEEDQAREEKVLLIPYDTEDLDSFNQRVAQFAGLLSYDSLGKLYYLHAVMTETLRLYPAVPQDPKGILEDDVLPDGTKVKAGGMVTYVPYSMGRMEYNWGPDAASFKPERWLEEGFFQNASPFKFTAFQAGPRICLGKDSAYLQMKMALAILCRFYTFTLVPGHPVQYRMMTILSMAHGLKLTVARR, encoded by the exons ATGGTAATGACTCATCCCCATGTAGCTGATAAGCTCTATTCCGCGATGAAAACTTTTGAAGAAGATCAAGCAAGAGAAGAGAAGGTTTTGCTGATCCCTTATGACACAGAGGACCTCGACTCATTCAATCAAAGAGTTGCACAATTTGCAGGACTTCTGAGTTACGACTCGCTGGGAAAACTGTATTATTTGCATGCCGTTATGACAGAGACGCTTCGTCTGTACCCTGCAGTCCCTCAG GATCCTAAAGGCATCTTGGAGGATGATGTTCTACCAGATGGAACCAAAGTCAAAGCAGGAGGAATGGTGACTTATGTTCCCTACTCAATGGGAAGAATGGAGTACAATTGGGGACCTGATGCTGCCTCGTTTAAGCCTGAGAGATGGCTCGAGGAGGGCTTCTTCCAAAATGCATCGCCGTTCAAGTTCACCGCATTTCAG GCAGGACCAAGAATATGCCTAGGAAAGGACTCTGCTTACCTCCAAATGAAGATGGCACTGGCCATTCTGTGCAGATTTTACACATTCACTTTGGTCCCCGGGCATCCAGTTCAGTACCGGATGATGACAATTCTGTCAATGGCGCACGGCTTGAAGCTTACTGTAGCCAGGCGCTAA
- the LOC137730685 gene encoding casparian strip membrane protein 1-like, producing MKAGGGPVVKVTEASKPIPKMKSSRVLAVLDFTLRVVAVIGTLASAIAMGTSRETLPFATRFVRFRARYKDLPTLTFFVMTNSIVCVYLVLSLPVSIVHIIWTAAVNSRIILIISDTVMMGLVTAGASAATAIVYLAHYGNPGTNWFAFCQQFNSFCGRISGSLIGSFIAITVLLLLIIMSSVAISRR from the exons atgaagGCAGGAGGAGGACCAGTTGTTAAGGTTACTGAAGCCTCGAAACCGATCCCGAAAATGAAGTCGAGCAGAGTACTCGCTGTTCTAGACTTCACTCTTCGCGTCGTTGCAGTGATCGGAACATTAGCTAGTGCCATAGCTATGGGAACCAGCAGGGAAACACTTCCCTTCGCCACACGGTTTGTTCGCTTCAGGGCTCGGTACAAGGATCTTCCCACGTTAAC GTTCTTTGTGATGACCAATTCGATCGTATGCGTCTACCTTGTGCTTTCCCTTCCGGTATCTATTGTCCATATCATCTGGACTGCAGCAGTAAACAGTAGGATCATCTTGATCATCTCGGACACG GTGATGATGGGGCTTGTAACTGCCGGAGCTTCAGCAGCTACAGCCATAGTGTACCTGGCGCACTACGGGAACCCAGGCACCAACTGGTTCGCATTCTGTCAGCAGTTCAACAGCTTCTGTGGGCGCATTTCCGGGTCTCTCATTGGCTCCTTCATCGCCATAACTGTACTTCTACTGCTAATCATCATGTCATCTGTGGCAATTTCTCGACGCTGA
- the LOC137731929 gene encoding NAC domain-containing protein 1-like, with protein MEAKQSSQLPPGFRFHPTDEELIMFYLKYQATSRPCPASIIPEVDIYKFDPWELPEKAEFGENEWYFFTPRDRKYPNGIRPNRATVSGYWKATGTDKAIYSESKYVGVKKALVFYQGRPPKGVKSDWIMHEYRLGDTRNQRANKQLGSMRLDDWVLCRIYKKRQLGKAYLDQKVEEDEKTEMTTPETAKANEEQTMLKFPRTCSITSLLDMDYMGPMSQLLSDNNSGYDFQSSLAGAGAGHAQMFQFGEMPNYQTDGLREIPGDGSD; from the exons ATGGAGGCCAAACAAAGCTCTCAGCTTCCTCCTGGTTTTAGGTTTCACCCAACTGATGAGGAACTCATCATGTTTTACCTCAAATACCAAGCCACCTCACGGCCCTGCCCTGCGTCCATCATCCCAGAAGTTGATATTTACAAGTTCGATCCGTGGGAATTGCCTG AGAAGGCAGAGTTTGGAGAAAATGAATGGTACTTCTTTACCCCTAGGGACAGGAAGTACCCGAACGGGATACGCCCGAATCGGGCAACCGTGTCGGGTTACTGGAAAGCCACGGGAACAGACAAGGCGATTTACAGCGAGTCCAAGTACGTGGGGGTGAAGAAAGCCCTTGTGTTTTACCAGGGCAGACCGCCGAAGGGGGTCAAATCGGATTGGATTATGCACGAATATCGCTTAGGCGACACTCGAAACCAACGGGCCAACAAGCAACTCGGGTCCATGAGG CTGGATGATTGGGTCCTCTGCAGGATCTACAAAAAGCGGCAACTGGGCAAAGCTTATTTGGATCAAAAagtggaagaagatgaaaaaacTGAGATGACAACACCAGAAACAGCGAAAGCCAATGAGGAACAAACGATGTTGAAATTTCCACGGACTTGTTCGATAACTAGTTTACTGGACATGGACTACATGGGCCCGATGTCTCAACTTTTGAGTGACAATAATTCTGGATACGATTTCCAGAGCAGCTTGGCCGGCGCAGGAGCTGGCCACGCGCAAATGTTTCAGTTCGGTGAAATGCCTAATTACCAAACCGACGGACTCCGGGAAATTCCAGGCGATGGCTCAGACTAG
- the LOC137730963 gene encoding 2-hydroxy-palmitic acid dioxygenase mpo1-like: MGKTGLFDLEKHFAFYGAYHSNPVNIAIHMLFVWPILFTALLILYFTPSLLSFGVSVFGNDVALPFNIGLLLTIIYSVFYICLDAKAGSLGALLCVICWVGSCFLGTVLGLSISWKVVLVTQIVCWTGQFIGHGVYEKRAPALLDNLAQAFIMAPFFVLLEALQIFFGYEPYPGFQAIVQAKIDAEISEWQEEKKKLIS; this comes from the exons ATGGGGAAGACCGGACTGTTTGATCTCGAAAAGCACTTTGCTTTCTACGGAGCTTACCACAGCAACCCGGTCAACATAGCGATTCATATGCTCTTCGTCTGGCCTATCCTCTTCACCGCTCTGCTCATCCTTTACTTCACGCCCTCGCTGCTCAGTTTCGGGGTTTCTGTGTTTGGGAACGACGTCGCTCTGCCTTTCAACATAGGCCTGCTGTTGACTATAATCTATTCGGTGTTTTACATCTGTTTGGACGCAAAAGCAGGCTCCTTGGGTGCTCTGCTCTGCGTAATTTGCTGGGTTGGTAGCTGTTTCCTTGGAACCGTACTCGGATTGTCCATCTCTTGGAAG gttGTTCTGGTGACTCAGATAGTCTGTTGGACTGGACAATTTATCGGCCATGGAGTCTATGAG AAAAGGGCACCAGCTTTGTTGGACAATCTTGCACAAGCCTTTATCATGGCTCCCTTCTTTGTTCTGTTAGAG GCTCTGCAGATCTTCTTCGGGTACGAACCGTACCCCGGGTTTCAAGCAATTGTTCAAGCAAAGATTGATGCTGAAATCAGTGAATGGcaagaggagaagaagaaactgaTCTCCTAA
- the LOC137732518 gene encoding photosynthetic NDH subunit of lumenal location 2, chloroplastic-like, whose product MSSFTNTTTTFLQSHIVAKPQNFRHKISLPVIRASFPGEDDQENNAASRRKIVTTFLTTTLALGAHQHGVATPLGLAENWGVRSFIRERFFEPGLSPEDAVARIRQTAEGLHSMRDMLEAMAWRYVIFYIRLKSAYLSQDLKNAVTLVPEGRRNEYAKTANELVDNMAELD is encoded by the exons ATGAGCAGCTTCACTAACACCACCACAACCTTCCTCCAATCCCACATCGTCGCCAAACCCCAAAACTTCCGTCACAAAATCTCACTCCCGGTAATCAGAGCCTCATTTCCAGGAGAAGACGATCAAGAAAATAACGCCGCAAGTCGAAGAAAAATCGTGACAACATTCTTGACCACTACATTGGCACTTGGGGCGCATCAACACGGGGTTGCCACCCCGCTCGGGCTAGCTGAAAATTGGGGTGTTCGTTCGTTTATAAGGGAACGTTTTTTCGAGCCCGGACTTTCGCCTGAAGATGCCGTTGCTAGGATAAGGCAAACAGCTGAAGGGCTACATAGCATGAGGGACATGTTGGAGGCCATGGCTTGGAGGTACGTCATATTTTACATCCGTCTGAAGTCAGCCTATCTATCCCAAGATTTGAAAAATGCCGTGACTTTGGTGCCAGAAGGTCGCCGGAACGAGTATGCTAAGACGGCCAATGAATTGGTGGATAACATGGCAGAG CTTGACTAA
- the LOC137731564 gene encoding uncharacterized protein, with product MSGTNMEEVKDQEVADSTPMDLGDGDNAGVDPKASNENHGNPMPSAQQEEAAIKKKYGGILPRKTPLISKDHERAYFDSADWALGKQGAKPKGPLEALRPKLQPTPHQQGRSRRSAYSSGGEGDDGGNMNISSEDQLDGGSGDNTGDEDQTRHHE from the exons ATGTCTGGTACAAACATGGAGGAGGTTAAGGACCAAGAGGTTGCTGATAGCACTCCTATGGATCTAGGTGATGGTGACAATGCCGGGGTAGACCCAaaagcttcaaatgaaaatcatGGAAATCCAATGCCTTCAGCCCAGCAGGAG GAAGCAGCAATTAAGAAAAAGTATGGAGGCATACTGCCAAGGAAGACTCCCCTAATATCCAAG GACCATGAGCGTGCTTATTTTGATTCTGCTGATTGGGCACTTGGAAAG CAAGGTGCAAAGCCGAAAGGGCCGCTTGAAGCACTCCGCCCAAAGCTGCAG CCCACACCGCACCAGCAAGGGCGTTCAAGGCGCTCAGCTTATTCTTCTGGAGGCGAAGGTGATG ATGGCGGAAATATGAACATTTCATCGGAGGACCAACTAGATGGTGGCAGCGGTGACAACACTGGCGATGAGGATCAGACCCGCCACCACGAGTAG
- the LOC137731400 gene encoding exocyst complex component SEC15A-like, whose translation MESKARRRIPTENGDTGEDLVLATLIGNGDDLGPIVRHAFEMGRPESLLHQLKHVVKKKEVEIEELCKTHYEEFILAVDELRGVLVDAEELKSELSSDNFKLQEVGSALLIKLEELLESYSIKKNVTEAIKMSKNCVQVLELCVKFNKHISEGQFYPALKTLDLIEKNYLQKVPVRTLRMVIEKRIPIIKLHIEKKVTSQFNEWLVHIRSSAKDIGQTAIGHAASVRQRDEETLERQRKAEEQNISGLGDFTYTLDVEEIDEESILKVDLTPLYRAYHIQSCLGIQEQFWEYYYRNRLLQLNSDLQISSAQPFVESYQTFLAQIAGYFIVEDRVLRTAGGLLLAERVETMWDTALAKMKSLLEEQFSHMNSATHLLLVKDYVTLLGSTLRQYGYEVGPLLETLDKSREKYHELLLEECRQQIANVIANDTYEQMSLKKDTDYESNVLSFNLQTSDIIPAFPYIAPFSSAVPDTCRIVRSFIKGSVDYLSHGAHTSYYDVVRKYLDKLLIDVLNEVILNTIHSGNIGVSQAMQIAANISVVERACDYFLRHAAQLCGIPIRSVERPQASLTAKVVLKSSRDEAYLALLNLVNTKLDEFMSLTENISWTMEEMPQNGNEYMNEVVLYLDTLMSTAQQILPLDALYKVGSGAFDHISNTIVSTLLSDSVKRFTANAVMGINNDLKTLENFADERFQSTGLSEIYKEGSFKGCLIEARQLINLLSSSQPENFMNPVIREKNYNALDYKKVASICEKLKDSADGIFGSLSNRNNRQSARKKSMDVLKKRLKDFN comes from the coding sequence ATGGAGTCAAAAGCGAGGAGAAGAATTCCTACAGAGAATGGGGATACTGGTGAGGACTTGGTTCTTGCTACATTGATTGGGAATGGGGATGACCTCGGTCCTATTGTCCGGCACGCATTTGAGATGGGGAGGCCGGAGTCACTCCTTCACCAGCTCAAGCATGTTGTGAAAAAGAAGGAAGTCGAAATTGAGGAGCTCTGCAAGACTCATTACGAGGAGTTCATTCTTGCAGTTGACGAACTTCGTGGTGTGCTGGTGGACGCCGAGGAGCTGAAAAGCGAGCTCTCTAGTGATAATTTCAAGTTGCAAGAGGTTGGGAGTGCTTTGTTGATTAAACTCGAGGAGCTTCTTGAATCCTATtcaataaaaaagaatgtgaCTGAAGCTATCAAAATGTCTAAGAACTGCGTACAGGTGTTGGAGCTCTGTGTCAAGTTTAATAAACACATATCTGAAGGTCAGTTTTACCCAGCGTTGAAAACGTTGGATTTAATTGAGAAAAATTACTTGCAGAAAGTTCCGGTCAGGACACTGAGAATGGTTATAGAGAAGAGAATTCCGATCATTAAATTGCACATTGAGAAGAAAGTAACCAGTCAATTTAATGAATGGCTGGTTCACATAAGGAGTTCTGCAAAGGATATTGGACAAACAGCAATAGGCCATGCTGCATCAGTCCGTCAGAGGGATGAGGAAACGCTCGAACGCCAAAGGAAAGCTGAGGAGCAGAATATTTCGGGTTTGGGAGATTTCACATATACTTTAGATGTTGAAGAGATTGATGAAGAATCTATTTTGAAGGTTGACTTGACTCCTCTATACAGGGCATATCACATCCAAAGTTGCCTAGGAATCCAAGAGCAGTTTTGGGAATATTACTATAGAAATCGATTGTTGCAGCTTAATTCAGACTTGCAGATCTCCTCAGCACAGCCTTTTGTTGAATCCTACCAAACATTTTTGGCTCAAATTGCGGGATACTTCATAGTGGAGGATCGGGTGTTGAGGACTGCTGGGGGCCTACTGTTAGCTGAGCGAGTTGAAACAATGTGGGACACAGCTTTAGCGAAAATGAAATCTCTGTTAGAGGAGCAATTCTCCCATATGAATTCTGCAACCCATCTTCTCCTGGTGAAGGATTATGTGACTCTTCTTGGCTCTACTCTCAGACAATATGGGTATGAAGTGGGACCACTTCTTGAAACGCTTGACAAGAGCCGAGAGAAATACCACGAGCTTCTTTTAGAAGAGTGTCGTCAACAAATTGCAAATGTTATTGCCAATGATACATATGAACAGATGTCCTTGAAAAAGGACACCGACTATGAAAGTAATGTCCTGTCATTCAATCTCCAGACATCAGATATAATACCGGCTTTTCCGTACATTGCACCATTCTCCTCTGCAGTACCTGATACCTGCCGAATTGTCAGATCATTCATCAAAGGGTCTGTTGATTACTTGTCTCATGGGGCACATACTAGTTATTATGATGTTGTGAGGAAGTATTTGGACAAACTCTTGATAGACGTGTTAAATGAGGTGATACTTAATACAATTCATAGCGGTAACATTGGTGTCTCTCAAGCCATGCAGATTGCTGCAAACATTTCTGTAGTTGAAAGAGCTTGTGACTATTTTCTTCGTCATGCAGCCCAACTTTGTGGGATCCCAATCCGTTCAGTTGAGAGGCCTCAAGCTAGTTTAACTGCTAAGGTGGTTCTAAAGAGTTCAAGGGATGAAGCTTATCTTGCTTTGCTGAATTTGGTAAACACTAAGTTGGATGAGTTCATGTCACTTACAGAGAATATCAGTTGGACTATGGAGGAAATGCCGCAGAATGGAAATGAGTATATGAATGAAGTTGTTCTTTACCTCGATACTCTTATGTCGACAGCACAACAAATTTTACCTTTGGATGCTTTGTACAAGGTCGGGAGTGGGGCTTTCGATCACATTTCTAACACTATAGTGTCGACTCTTCTAAGTGATAGCGTCAAGAGGTTCACCGCTAATGCAGTTATGGGTATCAACAATGATTTGAAGACGTTGGAGAATTTTGCAGACGAGAGGTTTCAGAGTACCGGCTTGAGCGAAATTTACAAAGAAGGTAGTTTTAAAGGTTGCTTGATAGAAGCGCGGCAACTGATAAACCTTTTGTCGAGCAGTCAGCCAGAGAACTTCATGAATCCTGTGATAAGGGAGAAGAACTACAATGCTTTGGATTACAAAAAGGTGGCTAGTATCTGTGAGAAATTGAAGGATTCTGCTGATGGTATCTTCGGGAGCCTTTCAAACAGAAATAATAGGCAAAGTGCTCGTAAGAAATCAATGGATGTGCTTAAGAAAAGATTGAAGGACTTCAACTGA